The following nucleotide sequence is from Halobacillus mangrovi.
GACAAAAAGTTAAAGAGGGTAGGGATCTCCCTTCTCATCCTTGTTAATGCAGGCATGATGAATGCCTATCAATACGATAAGCTCTACACAGCAGGAAACATCCGGGCTACGACAAAAGATTATATCCTAAGTGATGCTTATAATTCCGAAAAGCAAAGCAAGCTCATCGAAACCATAGAAGAACAAAACAAACGTACCTTTTCCCGAGTGGAATGGAGAGGGATGGACGACAAAAACAATATGCCGCTTATCCAAGACTTTCAGGGTACGAGCGTATATTCCAGCATTTTAAATAAAAACATATTGTTTTGGTATTATGACAGCCTGGAAATCGATATGAAACGTGAAAGCATCAGCCGTTATTCCGGCTTTGGAGATCGCGCCAATCTCTACAGCCTAATGAGAGGGAATTATATTGTTACTCATGAAAATAAGGAGAGGAATATGCCTTATGGATTTGAACCCTTCCTTTCAGACGGTGGCTATCAAGTGTATCAAAATACCAATAAGCTCCCATTCGTACGAACGACAAGTACGGTTTACAGTGAACGTTCTCTTGAAGATACATCCGTGGTCGGAAGAGAACATGCAATGCTGCAAGGGATCATATTAGAAAACCCGAAACAAACTACAGCGTCTCTCGAGCCGCTTCCAAACCTTATGGATCAGGCTGAAGTTGAAAGCGTCCGCTCTACTTATAAAGACGGCCAGCTGAATGTGGAAGAAAAAACAGGCGGTATTGATTTGAAGTTTTCTAACGTGCCTGAGACAGCCGAGGATCTGTATGTCTCGTTTTATTTAAAAAACAATGTCAAGGAAGCTCCGTGGTTCCCTTTACATGTGAATGACTTTGAAACGTCGAGAAAATCCAGGGAATCTTTCTATCGTACAGGGATTAATAACATCACGATCAGGGTGCCTAAAGAAAAGAAGATCTCGATCAGAGTGCCTAAAGGCAGTTATCAACTGAAAGACATAGAGGTTTATTCTGAGGATTATAAAGTACTTGAGAAGGCATCCAGAGAGACACCACAGCCTGCAAACGCTGAAGTAAATGGAAATCAGGTGAATGTCCAATTGGATAATCAAAAAAATCATCGTTATTTGACCATCCCTGTTCCTTATGAAAAAGGCTGGCATGTAAAAGTGAACGGGGAACAAAAGGACATCTTGAAAGCGAATTATGCCTTACTTGGTGTAGAACTGGAGGAAGGTAAGAATGACATTACTTTCACGTACCGTCCACCTTACTTTTCAATCCTATCTATCCTTTCTATTCTATCTTTGATTGTTTCACTGATATGGCTGAGAAAAAGAGGACGATAAGCTAAACCCCCATGGATGAAGTGAAACATCCATGGGGGTTCTTTGTCTAAGATAAGTTTTGACTCCAATCAATCGTTGCTTCCCCTTCAAGGAACCGCTCGGAATCCATAGCTGCCATACAACCGGTACCGGCAGCGGTAATGGCCTGACGATACTTTTGGTCTTGCACATCTCCACAAGCAAATACTCCAGGGATATTTGTATTCGTTGTTCCAGGGTCTACAAGAATGTACCCTTTTTCATCCATGTTGATTTTGCCTTGTAAGAACTCTGTATTCGGATTGTGTCCAATTGCGACGAAAATCCCATCCGTTTCAATGACTTCTTCTACCTCTGAATCATTATCCTTCACCTTGAGGCCTGTGATTTTCATGCCATCTGAAATCATTTCAACAGGTGTCTTATTTAGCGCCCAGGTAATCTTGTCATTACCTTTCGCGCGATCTTGCATAATCTTAGAAGCTCTCAGCTCATTACGGCGGTGAACGACTTGAACTTCATCCGCAAATTTAGTGAGGAAGTTCGCTTCTTCCATCGCAGAATCTCCCCCGCCGATAATAACGACTTTTTTCCCTCTGAAAAAGAATCCATCACATGTTGCACATGTGCTGACCCCGCGGCCCATGTTTTCTTTCTCACCAGGAATCTCAAGCATTTTAGCCGACGCGCCAGTCGAAATGATTAGCGTCTGGGTTTCTAATTCACCAAGACCGTCCACCGTCAATTTGAAAGGACGCTGATCAACGTTCACGTCCGTTACCCAGCCCCGCTTGAATGTTGCACCAAAACGTTCTGCTTGCTTTTTCATATTATCCATCAGCTCTGGTCCCATAATGCCATCAGGGAAGCCTGGGAAATTTTCAACTTCTGTCGTTAGCGTCAATTGTCCTCCCGGCTCCGGTCCTTCGATTACGAGCGGCTCCATATTCGCCCTTGCTAAGTAGACAGCCGCCGTAAGCCCAGCTGGGCCAGTTCCTAAAATGATCGATTGATACGTCATGAATGATCCTCCTATTCCAATAAGTAGTCCTATTCTTGTTATAGTTTGTTTCTCCTGTGGTCATTCATTCAAATAATGACTATTCGTAACTATTTATACCCGCTTCCTGGACCTCTTTAACAATTTCACCTTTCAATCCTTATGGACAAACGACCACTCTTCTTTCCTAAATTCAACATATAGTATTCATAGCAGTACTTATTTATGAGGAATAGAGGGGTGAAATTCCTATGGATAGAAGGCCGGGTTTCTGTTTATTCCCAGGTTACAACTATTGCGGCCCGGGTTGCAGTGGACCGGGGGAACCGTTGAATGCGGTCGATGCAGCCTGCAAACAGCATGATGAGTGTTATCGATATTATGGAAATTATTGCGAGTGCGACTTAGCTTTTATTGAACAATTGGAACGTTTGCAGAATCCCTATACAATTGAAGGGCGTCACGCCAGAATGATGTACAAATATATGAAGCTCCAGCGTTTTTTTACATGTTCGTTTTAGACAAAAAAAGAGAACGCTCCTTCTTTAAGGAATTCACGCTCTCTTTCTTATGATTTTCAGATGCTTATGGATAAAAAAGCACTTTAACATAAGAGACATTCTGGTGAATGAGATTTTGAAAGGTGTCTGGTCCTTTTTCCAGTGGCAATCGATGCGAGATCATCGGCTTAATGTTTAACTGCCCCGTACTCATGTAATGAAGCGTGGAGCTCCATTCTTCACCAGGAAATGGTGCTGAAATCGCATTCCAGGAGCCGATGATTTTTAACTCGTTCCGGACAATCTTTTCAAAATAAAAACGTTCCATGTCAATAGGAGCATAAGGAATGCCCATGTAAAGAACTTCCCCACCTTTTTTAGATAGAGCAAGAATCTGTTCTGAAGTGATTGGAGATCCAGCACATTCTACTGCTAAATCAACTCCAATCTGATCTGTTACTTCAGCTACTTGGTGGTGAGATGGACCATTCTTAGGGTTAACCCTTACATCCGCTCCTACTTTTTCAGCAATATCAAGCTTTCTATCATCGATATCAATGGCGATGACTTTTTTGGCACCGAAGATCCTTGCCCACTGAATAGCCAATAATCCAATGCTTCCGCAACCCATAATGGCTACAGTCGCCCCGGGATGAATGCTCGTACGATAAAACCCGTGAGCGACAACAGAGGATGGTTCAATCATGGCCGCCGTATCATAATCAACATTTTCCGGGAGAAGAAGGACATGCTTAGCAGGTAAATTAACAAACTCTGCATAAGCTCCGGGGTGGCGAGCTCCTATCACAGTAAGTTTTTCGCATTGCGATAAATTCCCTTTTAAACAGCTATGGCAAGTCCCACAGTAAAAGGTAGGGCAGCCGGAAACTCGATCACCAACTTTAATTCTTTCAACAGCTGGACCTACTTCTACGACTTCACCAGCGAATTCATGACCAAACGTCATTCCTTCTACATATGGCCCTAGCTTTTTATATCGGGAAATATCCGACCCGCAAACCCCGACGGCTTTCACCTTAATCACAACATCATCTTCTTTTTCAATGACGGGTACAGGTGTATCTTCAAATCTTATATCCTGTTCACCATAAAGGTTTAAGGTTTTCATGTTTCTCACCTTTTCTTAGTTACAATTTTCAGCTTCTCTTTCATGTCGTTTTTTTCCACTTGCTAGTTTGTACAGGGCTCCTCCTATGACGATCGCATTAAAGAGCATTTGATGTTCAAAATAGTAATCTCCGATGGCTCGCATAGGTCCTAGCATGAATTCTAAGAACACATCTACCATGTATAAAACCTCATTTCTTTTACTCGACAGGAGTTAATAAAACTTTAATAGCTTCTCCGCTTTTAATCGCTTGGTAAGCTTGCTCCCATTGTGTAATCGGATACTCATGAGTAACGAGCGACTGAGCGTTCACTCGACCGCTGTTCATCAATTCAAGAGAGGGTTCCCAATCGGCTGACTTTTGACTTCTGCTGCCTACTACTCTGATTTCCTTCTGAATAATTTTTTCAAGGTCAAAAGAAACCTCTGAATGAGGGAAGATTCCCACTTGTCCATATTGCCCTTTTTTCTTTAACAAATCCAATGCCTGATTAGCTGCTTGAACGGCTCCTGAACATTCAAAAACAACATCTGCTCCATAACTATCTGTTAGCTTGTTTACCAACTCTTTAAGGTCTTGCTCTTGAATATTAACTGCATAGTCTATTCCCAGTTCCTCTGCTTTTTTAAGACGGATTTGGTCGTTAGACAGTCCAGCAATGATGATTCTGGCACCTCTGCTTTTTGCCACCTGAGCTGTAAATAAACCAATAGGGCCAGGACCAATTACAACAACAAGGTCTCCCTCATTAATCTCAGTCTTATCCACTGCATGGTGAGTACAAGCAAGCGGCTCGGTCATAGCAGCTGACCGATCATCTACGTGTTCCGGAAGATGATGAACACTTTGCTTCCGTGCAATCAAATATTTCGCAAACCCACCATCCTGCTGCGTTCCAAGCCCTTTCCTGTAATTACAGAGATTATAATCACCGTTTTTACAGTACTCACATGTTCCACACACATAAAAGGTGGTTTCGGATGTTACACGGTCACCTATTTTAAATTCGGTCACTCCTTCTCCTATATCGACAACAACACCTGAGAATTCATGGCCTAAGGTGACAGGTACTTTCACTTTGTAATGCCCTTCATAAGTATGAATATCAGACCCACAAACTCCTGCATACTTAACCTCTATTTTCACTTGACCATCGCCAACGACCGGCTCCTGTTTTTCTTGAATTTCCAGATTTCCAAACCCAAGCTCTGTTTTTACGAGTGCTTTCAATCTTATTCCTCCTAGAGATCAGTTAATTGAACAAGCTAAATACTTTGAAAATGATCCAGTTTACAAGATTTCCTCCCTGGTCAATACTTGAAATCTTTGCGGACCCTTCCGGCATATTAAAGTCAGCATTGACTGCCATTTCAGTGAAGACTGGAGCTACATCGGTAGCCATATAAAGGGAAAGAGCAATCATCAATGTTCCTACAATGACTGAATGGACGATATTTCCTCGTGCCGCTCCAACGATAAAGGCCACTACAAACGGGATCGTAGCTAAATCACCGAATGGTAAAAGAGAATTCCCAGGTAATACAACAGCTAGGACAACAGTAATTGGTACAAGAATTAATGCTGTGGAGATAACGGCTGGGTGCCCTAAAGCGACAGCAGCATCCAGACCTATATATATTTCTCGATCACCAAATCTTTTAGATAACCATTGACGGGCGGACTCTGACACTGGCATTAATCCTTCCATAAGAATCTTGACCATTCGTGGCATAAGCACCATAACGGCTGCCATTGCCATTCCGATTTCAATAACTTCTCCTACACTGTAGCCCGCCAGCACACCAATCGCAGCACCTAAAAATAAGCCGATGAAAATGGATTCCCCGAAGATCCCAAACCGCTTTTGAATGGTGTCCGGATCTGCATTCCAATTTTTAACGCCTGGAACTTTATTCAGCCACCTGACTAATATAATTCCAGGAGCATACGAAATTGTACTTCCTGTTGCAATGGAAACACCTGGCAAGTCGAAGAATTCACCGACCATAGGGGCTGTCCAATCTGCTACTTTAAGACAAACAATTTGGAAGATGACAGCAGCAATTAGTCCTTGTACAATGCTGCCGGATATCGCATAAACCATAGCGGCCATAAACGTATAGTGCCAAAAATTCCATATATCAACGTTCATTGTTTTCGTTGTTTTGGTTAGGAGCATAATCACATTCACTACAAGCCCTAAAGGAATAATGAATGCCGCTACAACAGAGGCCCAGGCTATAGAAGATGAGGCCGGCCATCCTACGTCAATCACATTTAAATCGACGCCTAACCGATCTACCATTCCTTGCGCAGCTGGCCCTAAATTATTTACCAACAAATCAACGACTAAGAATATACCGACAAAAGCAACACCGATTGTCAGTCCAGACCGAAATGCTTTTCCTGGTTTCTGTCCGAACAGTAATCCTAATAAAAAGATGGCAACGGGCAAGATGACCGTGGCCCCTAAATCTAAAAAACCTTGTACGATGTCGACGAAACCTTGCATGAATAATCCTCCCTCTTTCTTTCAGTTACCCAGACGGACCTTTATTTTTGGAGTTCTTGTAATATTTCTTTTTTCGTATCCTCAGTGCCAATTCCAGTTAGAAATGACCGAGCGTTAATTACTGGAAATGGATAATCCTTCTGAGTCATTGCTGTCGTTACTAATAGGTCTGCAGTGTCGACGTAACCACCAACTTCTGATATCTTGATCTGGACAAGATCAACACTTAAATTGTTCTCTTTCGCCATCTCTTCAATAGCTCCATTCACTACTGTTGACGTTGCAATACCTGCGCCACATGCGACCAACACTTGTTTCTTTGCCATAATTATTTCTCTCCTTCTTTTTTCATATTTTCAAAGAATTTATTTTTGAAGCGCTGTCAAAATTTCTTTTTTCGTATCTTCTGTGCCGATTCCAGTTAAAAATGATCGAGCATTAATTACTGGAAATGGATAATCCTTCTGAGTCATTGCTGTCGTTACTAATAGGTCTGCAGTGTCGACGTAACCACCAACTTCTGATATCTTGATCTGGACAAGATCAACACTTAAATTGTTCTCTTTCGCCATCTCTTCAATAGCTCCATTCACTACTGTTGACGTTGCAATACCTGCGCCACATGCGACCAACACTTGTTTCTTTGCCATAATTATTTCTCTCCTTCTAGTGCACCAAAATCTAATTTTTCTTCCATTAGATCTCTGATGCTTGTTTTATTCTGGTCATTCAAAATAGATAACAATACATCTTCATTTTGGAATACCTTCATCAACTGCTGAAGTAATGATAATTGGGAATGAGCTTCATCCATGGCTAACAAAAATACAATTTGAACTGGGATCGTTTCCTTATCATCGCCCATGACTCCAAAATCGACTGTA
It contains:
- a CDS encoding YfhO family protein; protein product: MKKFLWILLGSLLAASLSHLFFLQEWADGGYMAGPNDGLNQMLPFKQLIYENYTKGNFFYSFEFGFGGGIYGQLGYYFSTNLFFLLTIVVVFLLELMHIINAPDVLFWAQLTVFTSILRMATVMIITTYVFRYFSVRALPAFAGAALYGSSVIYFRHVIYWEFFADAFLFIPILVLGVEKIIREQKPGWFLFAVAVTLFNNFYFSYISLLFIGIYILVRWFIPLEKRETGKLKQVKLYLISGSLGFGLGSLAFIPTVYAYLNNYRPAFNQQRPLLNLSDNILLDSRTFLLAGVVVIFLFLFSFYKNRLFRFFASLTLLFIVFHFSPFMGSAFNGFSAPRNRFEYAGFFVAGALVAVGLHLNRHIKKAELSIAVVLTILMYGIFAWSDQHYSIDHIYDVYMIVQIAVTIASVYLISMPDKKLKRVGISLLILVNAGMMNAYQYDKLYTAGNIRATTKDYILSDAYNSEKQSKLIETIEEQNKRTFSRVEWRGMDDKNNMPLIQDFQGTSVYSSILNKNILFWYYDSLEIDMKRESISRYSGFGDRANLYSLMRGNYIVTHENKERNMPYGFEPFLSDGGYQVYQNTNKLPFVRTTSTVYSERSLEDTSVVGREHAMLQGIILENPKQTTASLEPLPNLMDQAEVESVRSTYKDGQLNVEEKTGGIDLKFSNVPETAEDLYVSFYLKNNVKEAPWFPLHVNDFETSRKSRESFYRTGINNITIRVPKEKKISIRVPKGSYQLKDIEVYSEDYKVLEKASRETPQPANAEVNGNQVNVQLDNQKNHRYLTIPVPYEKGWHVKVNGEQKDILKANYALLGVELEEGKNDITFTYRPPYFSILSILSILSLIVSLIWLRKRGR
- a CDS encoding galactitol-1-phosphate 5-dehydrogenase, which gives rise to MKTLNLYGEQDIRFEDTPVPVIEKEDDVVIKVKAVGVCGSDISRYKKLGPYVEGMTFGHEFAGEVVEVGPAVERIKVGDRVSGCPTFYCGTCHSCLKGNLSQCEKLTVIGARHPGAYAEFVNLPAKHVLLLPENVDYDTAAMIEPSSVVAHGFYRTSIHPGATVAIMGCGSIGLLAIQWARIFGAKKVIAIDIDDRKLDIAEKVGADVRVNPKNGPSHHQVAEVTDQIGVDLAVECAGSPITSEQILALSKKGGEVLYMGIPYAPIDMERFYFEKIVRNELKIIGSWNAISAPFPGEEWSSTLHYMSTGQLNIKPMISHRLPLEKGPDTFQNLIHQNVSYVKVLFYP
- a CDS encoding PTS sugar transporter subunit IIB, which codes for MAKKQVLVACGAGIATSTVVNGAIEEMAKENNLSVDLVQIKISEVGGYVDTADLLVTTAMTQKDYPFPVINARSFLTGIGTEDTKKEILQELQK
- a CDS encoding PTS sugar transporter subunit IIB, yielding MAKKQVLVACGAGIATSTVVNGAIEEMAKENNLSVDLVQIKISEVGGYVDTADLLVTTAMTQKDYPFPVINARSFLTGIGTEDTKKEILTALQK
- a CDS encoding galactitol-specific PTS transporter subunit IIC is translated as MQGFVDIVQGFLDLGATVILPVAIFLLGLLFGQKPGKAFRSGLTIGVAFVGIFLVVDLLVNNLGPAAQGMVDRLGVDLNVIDVGWPASSSIAWASVVAAFIIPLGLVVNVIMLLTKTTKTMNVDIWNFWHYTFMAAMVYAISGSIVQGLIAAVIFQIVCLKVADWTAPMVGEFFDLPGVSIATGSTISYAPGIILVRWLNKVPGVKNWNADPDTIQKRFGIFGESIFIGLFLGAAIGVLAGYSVGEVIEIGMAMAAVMVLMPRMVKILMEGLMPVSESARQWLSKRFGDREIYIGLDAAVALGHPAVISTALILVPITVVLAVVLPGNSLLPFGDLATIPFVVAFIVGAARGNIVHSVIVGTLMIALSLYMATDVAPVFTEMAVNADFNMPEGSAKISSIDQGGNLVNWIIFKVFSLFN
- the trxB gene encoding thioredoxin-disulfide reductase encodes the protein MTYQSIILGTGPAGLTAAVYLARANMEPLVIEGPEPGGQLTLTTEVENFPGFPDGIMGPELMDNMKKQAERFGATFKRGWVTDVNVDQRPFKLTVDGLGELETQTLIISTGASAKMLEIPGEKENMGRGVSTCATCDGFFFRGKKVVIIGGGDSAMEEANFLTKFADEVQVVHRRNELRASKIMQDRAKGNDKITWALNKTPVEMISDGMKITGLKVKDNDSEVEEVIETDGIFVAIGHNPNTEFLQGKINMDEKGYILVDPGTTNTNIPGVFACGDVQDQKYRQAITAAGTGCMAAMDSERFLEGEATIDWSQNLS
- a CDS encoding zinc-binding dehydrogenase; translated protein: MKALVKTELGFGNLEIQEKQEPVVGDGQVKIEVKYAGVCGSDIHTYEGHYKVKVPVTLGHEFSGVVVDIGEGVTEFKIGDRVTSETTFYVCGTCEYCKNGDYNLCNYRKGLGTQQDGGFAKYLIARKQSVHHLPEHVDDRSAAMTEPLACTHHAVDKTEINEGDLVVVIGPGPIGLFTAQVAKSRGARIIIAGLSNDQIRLKKAEELGIDYAVNIQEQDLKELVNKLTDSYGADVVFECSGAVQAANQALDLLKKKGQYGQVGIFPHSEVSFDLEKIIQKEIRVVGSRSQKSADWEPSLELMNSGRVNAQSLVTHEYPITQWEQAYQAIKSGEAIKVLLTPVE
- a CDS encoding phospholipase, whose amino-acid sequence is MDRRPGFCLFPGYNYCGPGCSGPGEPLNAVDAACKQHDECYRYYGNYCECDLAFIEQLERLQNPYTIEGRHARMMYKYMKLQRFFTCSF